Proteins encoded by one window of Synechococcus sp. WH 7805:
- the argJ gene encoding bifunctional glutamate N-acetyltransferase/amino-acid acetyltransferase ArgJ — protein sequence MVRRQDTFSVSRRSVVDAAPRVSSDWLPVAGGITAPKGFRASGITAGLKASAKPDLALVLAPEGAACAGAFTRSVVRAACVDLCDDRLREGGGQARAVLINSGQANACTGDRGLIDSQRATQALADRLGLNGEAVLICSTGVIGVPIPMEVLLGGLDPLVEALNAEGGAAAAKAILTTDLVEKEIAFEAELDGRSVRIGGMAKGSGMIHPDMATMLGFICCDAAVPPPEWQAMLRRAVERSFNAITVDGDTSTNDTVLAFAAGDPVAPSCHAKLEEGLTLVAQHLARAIARDGEGATCLIEVQVEGASTEAGALKIARTICSSSLVKTAVHGRDPNWGRIVAAAGRSGVVFDADAVALWIGPHQLMAAGQPLAFDRAAASAYLSERAYGRYLVEDSVQIRLAVGSGAGEGTAWGCDLSDQYVRINADYTT from the coding sequence ATGGTGCGGCGGCAGGATACCTTCAGTGTCTCGCGTAGATCCGTGGTTGATGCCGCTCCAAGGGTTTCATCCGACTGGTTGCCGGTGGCAGGGGGAATTACTGCGCCAAAGGGATTCAGGGCCTCAGGGATCACTGCTGGACTGAAGGCTTCTGCAAAGCCTGATCTCGCCTTGGTGCTGGCCCCCGAAGGCGCTGCCTGCGCTGGGGCTTTCACCCGATCGGTGGTGCGTGCCGCCTGTGTGGATCTTTGCGACGACCGGCTGCGTGAAGGGGGCGGTCAGGCGAGGGCGGTGCTGATCAATTCCGGCCAGGCCAATGCCTGTACGGGCGATCGGGGTCTGATCGACAGCCAGCGCGCCACCCAGGCGCTGGCGGACCGCCTGGGTCTGAATGGTGAGGCTGTGCTGATCTGCTCCACCGGGGTGATCGGTGTGCCGATCCCGATGGAGGTGTTGCTGGGTGGTCTGGACCCTTTGGTGGAAGCGTTGAATGCTGAGGGTGGAGCTGCTGCTGCCAAAGCCATCCTCACCACGGACCTAGTGGAGAAAGAGATCGCTTTTGAAGCGGAGCTGGATGGCCGCTCGGTGCGGATTGGTGGCATGGCCAAAGGTTCCGGCATGATCCATCCCGACATGGCCACCATGCTCGGGTTCATTTGTTGCGATGCGGCGGTGCCTCCCCCGGAGTGGCAAGCCATGTTGCGGCGGGCGGTTGAACGCTCCTTCAACGCCATCACCGTCGACGGAGACACCAGTACCAATGACACTGTGCTGGCCTTCGCCGCTGGAGACCCCGTGGCGCCGTCGTGTCACGCCAAGCTCGAGGAAGGTCTGACCCTGGTGGCGCAGCATCTCGCCAGAGCGATTGCCCGGGATGGGGAAGGCGCCACCTGTCTGATCGAGGTTCAGGTGGAGGGAGCGTCCACCGAAGCCGGAGCACTCAAGATTGCGCGCACGATCTGCAGCTCCTCATTGGTGAAGACGGCCGTTCATGGCCGCGACCCCAACTGGGGGCGGATTGTTGCAGCAGCCGGCCGGTCCGGAGTGGTGTTCGATGCCGATGCCGTCGCCCTTTGGATCGGGCCGCATCAGCTCATGGCGGCGGGCCAACCCCTGGCGTTTGACCGTGCCGCCGCATCGGCCTATCTCAGTGAGCGGGCGTATGGCCGTTACCTGGTGGAGGACTCGGTTCAGATTCGGCTTGCCGTTGGTTCAGGGGCCGGTGAAGGAACGGCCTGGGGATGTGACTTATCGGATCAATATGTGCGCATCAACGCCGATTACACCACTTGA